Below is a genomic region from Microbacterium sp. KUDC0406.
TCATCCGCAGCGGTGCGGCCCATTACGCGCTGGTCATCGGCGCGGAGAAGCTCTCCGACATCGTCGACCCGACCGATCGCAGCATCTCGTTCCTGCTGGGCGACGGCGCGGGCGCCGCGGTGGTCGGGCCCAGCGACACCCCCGCCATCTCTCCGGCCGTGTGGGGCTCGGACGGCAGCAACGCCGAGGCCGTGGGCATGAACCACACGCTCACCGAGTTCCGCGACGGCGCCGCCCCCTGGCCGACGCTGCGCCAGGAGGGTCCGAAGGTGTTCCGCTGGGCCGTCTGGGAGATGGCCAAGGTCGCCCGCGAGGCTCTGGATCGCGCCGGGATCGAGGCCTCCGACCTCGCCGCGTTCATCCCGCACCAGGCCAACATGCGCATCATCGACGAGTTCGCGAAGCAGCTGAAGCTGCCCGAGACCACGATCATCGCCCGCGACATCGAGACCACGGGCAACACCTCCGCGGCGTCCATCCCGCTCGCGACGCACCGTCTGCTGCAGGAGCACCCGGAGCTCTCCGGCGGCCTGGCGCTGCAGATCGGCTTCGGCGCCGGCCTGGTCTTCGCCGCCCAGGTGGTCGTGCTCCCCTGAGACGTCCCGCCGTTCCCTAGACTGTTCCCCGGTTCCTAAACCATCCCAAGAAAGAGGAAAGAAATGGCTCTCACCAACGACGAGGTCCTCGCGGGCCTGGCTGAGCTCATCACCGACGAGACCGGCATCGACGCGTCCGAGGTCGCCCTGGAGAAGTCGTTCACCGACGACCTCGACATCGACTCGATCTCGATGATGACGATCGTCGTCAACGCCGAGGAGAAGTTCGGCGTGACCATCCCCGACGACGAGGTCAAGAACCTCAAGACCGTGGGCGACGCCGTCAGCTTCATCGTCGCCGGCGCGGAGTAAGACCCGTGGATGCCACCCCCGCTCGTCTGCGGGGCGTGGCATCCGCCGTCCCTGAACGATCCCCACGAAGGAACCATCAATGACCAAGCGCATCGTCGTGACCGGCATCGGCGCCACGTCCGCCCTCGGAGGAACCGCACCGGAGAACTGGGCGAACCTGCTCGCCGGCGTCCCCGGGGCGCACACCCTGCCCCACGAGTGGATCGAGAAGTATCAGATCCCCGTGAAGTTCGCCGCCGAGGCATCCGTCCGTCCCGAAGAGGTGCTGCCGCGTCACGAGGCGAAGCGCCTCGACCCGTCCACCCAGTTCGCTCTGATCGCCGCACGCGAGGCGTGGGAGGACGCCGGAGCACCGGAGGTCGCCCCGGAGCGCCTCGGCATCGACTGGGCCACCGGGATCGGCGGCGTATGGACCCTTCTGGACGCCTGGGACACCCTGCGTGAGAAGGGCCCCCGTCGGGTGATGCCCCTCACGGTGCCGATGCTGATGCCGAATGCCGGTGCGGGCAATCTGTCGCTGCAGTTCGGCGCGAAGGCCTTCGCACGCACGGTCGTGAGCGCCTGCGCCTCGAGCACCGAATCGATCGCCAACGCCTACGAGCACCTGCAGGACGGTCTCGCGGACGTGGTCATCGCCGGCGGTGCGGAGTCCGCCATCCACCCGATCACGATGGCCTCCTTCGCCTCGGCACAGGCCCTGTCCCGCCGCAACGACGACCCCGAGGGCGCCTCCCGCCCCGGTGCGATCGACCGCGACGGCTTCGTGATGGGAGAGGGCGGTGCCGCGCTCGTCCTCGAGACCGAGGAGCACGCCAAGGCTCGCGGTGCGAAGATCTACGCCTACCTCGTGGGCGGCGGAGTGACGGCCGATTCCTACCACATCACGGGGAACGACCCCGAGGGCGCCGGTGCGGCCCGCGCCGTCGAGCAGGCGCTCGCCCAGGCGGGGGCGACGGCCGACGAGGTCACCCACATCAACGCGCACGCCACCTCGACGCCGGTCGGCGACCCGAACGAGTACGAGGCGCTCAAGCGCGTCTTCGGCGAGCGGATCGACGAGATCCCGGTGTCGGCGACCAAGGCGTCCACCGGACACCTGCTGGGCGGCACGGGAGCGCTCGAAGCGGTGTTCACCATCCTGGCGCTGCGCGACCGCATCGCGCCGCCGACGATCAACATGACCGAGCCCGACCCGGCAGTGCCGTTCAGGCTCTCCGGCGAGCCTCAGCCCCTCGGTGAGGGCCCGCAGCTGGCGATCAGCAACTCCTTCGGCTTCGGCGGTCACAACGCCGTCGTGGTGTTCCGCAGCGCGGACTGACGCCAGGCGGTGCAGAGGGGGCTTCCGGAGTCATCCGGAAGCCCCCTCTGCGCGACCCGCTGGTCATCCGTGTGACGGCAGCGTTGCCGAACGCACGGCGCGGCGCCGCGTGAAGAATCCCAGGAACACCCCGATCAGCGGCCCCACTCCGAACGCGAACGCCACTGTGCCGACGCCGACCGGTCCGCCGAGCAGGAATCCGATCAGCAGGACGCCGCCCTCCAGGAACGTCCGCACCAGCCACACCGGCCGGCCGGTGCGCGCCACGAGCCCTGTCATCAGACCGTCGCGCGGTCCGGGGCCGAAGTCGGCGGAT
It encodes:
- a CDS encoding beta-ketoacyl-ACP synthase III, giving the protein MNRILAQATGPAHTRIYSYGAARGENAVPNDDLIGPIDSSDEWIRQRTGIVTRTRAVPETDAIDLSTAAAAEAIEKSGIAPTDIDLVIVATISNPKQSPSVSAIVADRVGANPAAAYDINAACAGYAYAITQADALIRSGAAHYALVIGAEKLSDIVDPTDRSISFLLGDGAGAAVVGPSDTPAISPAVWGSDGSNAEAVGMNHTLTEFRDGAAPWPTLRQEGPKVFRWAVWEMAKVAREALDRAGIEASDLAAFIPHQANMRIIDEFAKQLKLPETTIIARDIETTGNTSAASIPLATHRLLQEHPELSGGLALQIGFGAGLVFAAQVVVLP
- a CDS encoding acyl carrier protein yields the protein MALTNDEVLAGLAELITDETGIDASEVALEKSFTDDLDIDSISMMTIVVNAEEKFGVTIPDDEVKNLKTVGDAVSFIVAGAE
- a CDS encoding beta-ketoacyl-[acyl-carrier-protein] synthase family protein, which gives rise to MTKRIVVTGIGATSALGGTAPENWANLLAGVPGAHTLPHEWIEKYQIPVKFAAEASVRPEEVLPRHEAKRLDPSTQFALIAAREAWEDAGAPEVAPERLGIDWATGIGGVWTLLDAWDTLREKGPRRVMPLTVPMLMPNAGAGNLSLQFGAKAFARTVVSACASSTESIANAYEHLQDGLADVVIAGGAESAIHPITMASFASAQALSRRNDDPEGASRPGAIDRDGFVMGEGGAALVLETEEHAKARGAKIYAYLVGGGVTADSYHITGNDPEGAGAARAVEQALAQAGATADEVTHINAHATSTPVGDPNEYEALKRVFGERIDEIPVSATKASTGHLLGGTGALEAVFTILALRDRIAPPTINMTEPDPAVPFRLSGEPQPLGEGPQLAISNSFGFGGHNAVVVFRSAD